A single genomic interval of Lactococcus sp. S-13 harbors:
- the thrS gene encoding threonine--tRNA ligase, translating to MIKITFPDGNIKEFESGVTTFEIAKSISPSLAKKTLAGKINGKLIDATRAITADADFEIVTAQHEDALGILRHSAAHLFAQAAKRLFPNIHLGVGPAIQDGFYYDTDNEAGQISNEDLVKIEAEMKKIVKENFKSERKEVSKEEAKAIFAHDPYKLELIEEHNEDEGGLTIYTQGEYTDLCRGPHVPSTGVIKFFHLLNVAGAYWRGNSDNKMMQRIYGTAWFTKEDLEANLKFREEAKERDHRKLGRELDLFFNDAELGAGTAYWLPAGATIRRIIERFVVDQEVKHGYQHVVTPVMMNLNTYKQSGHWQHYHEDMYPPMDMGDDEMMELRPMNCPSHIAIYKHHVHSYRELPIRIAEFGMMHRYEKSGALSGLQRVREMTLNDGHTFVMLEQVQEEFGKILQLIMDMYRDFGINDYKFRLSYRDPKDTVKYFPDDEMWEKSQAMLKATMDDMNLDYVEAEGEAAFYGPKLDIQVKTALGNEETLSTIQLDFLNPENFDISYIGADGEKHRPVMIHRGVISTLERFIAYLIEVYKGAFPTWLAPTQATIIPVNNEIHADYAWKIQRELQDRGFRVVVDEANEKMGWKIRQSQTHKIPYQIVIGDQEQADGTVNIRRYGSKETAVIPFETFIENLAADVANFSRKN from the coding sequence ATGATTAAAATCACATTTCCAGACGGCAATATTAAAGAATTTGAATCAGGCGTAACAACATTTGAAATCGCCAAATCAATTTCACCAAGCCTTGCCAAAAAAACACTTGCAGGTAAAATTAACGGAAAATTGATTGATGCAACGCGTGCAATCACAGCAGATGCCGATTTTGAAATCGTTACAGCACAACATGAGGATGCTTTAGGCATTTTGCGTCACTCAGCAGCCCATCTCTTTGCCCAAGCGGCCAAACGACTCTTTCCTAACATTCACCTTGGAGTGGGTCCAGCCATTCAAGACGGTTTCTACTATGATACTGACAACGAAGCGGGACAAATTTCAAACGAAGACTTAGTCAAAATTGAAGCTGAGATGAAGAAAATCGTTAAAGAAAACTTTAAATCTGAGCGTAAAGAAGTGAGCAAAGAAGAAGCAAAAGCAATCTTTGCACATGATCCTTATAAACTTGAACTCATTGAAGAACACAACGAAGATGAGGGCGGACTTACAATTTATACACAAGGGGAATACACTGACCTTTGCCGTGGCCCACATGTTCCGTCAACTGGCGTTATCAAATTCTTCCACTTACTCAATGTTGCGGGAGCATACTGGCGTGGAAATTCTGACAACAAAATGATGCAACGAATCTACGGTACAGCATGGTTTACCAAAGAAGACCTTGAAGCTAACCTTAAATTCCGTGAAGAAGCTAAAGAGCGGGATCACCGTAAACTTGGTCGCGAACTTGACCTTTTCTTCAATGATGCCGAACTCGGAGCCGGAACAGCTTATTGGCTACCAGCTGGTGCGACAATTCGTCGAATCATTGAGCGTTTCGTAGTGGATCAAGAAGTAAAACATGGTTATCAGCACGTCGTTACACCAGTGATGATGAACCTTAACACTTACAAACAATCAGGTCACTGGCAACATTACCATGAAGATATGTACCCACCAATGGACATGGGTGATGATGAAATGATGGAACTTCGTCCAATGAACTGCCCGAGCCATATTGCAATCTATAAACATCACGTTCACTCTTACCGTGAGCTTCCAATCCGTATCGCTGAGTTCGGTATGATGCACCGTTATGAAAAATCAGGTGCCCTCTCAGGTTTACAACGTGTCCGCGAAATGACACTTAATGACGGGCATACTTTCGTAATGCTTGAACAAGTTCAAGAAGAATTTGGTAAAATTTTGCAACTTATCATGGATATGTACCGCGATTTTGGAATCAATGATTACAAATTCCGCCTTAGCTACCGTGACCCTAAAGATACAGTAAAATATTTCCCTGATGATGAAATGTGGGAAAAATCTCAAGCGATGCTCAAAGCAACAATGGATGACATGAATCTTGATTATGTTGAAGCAGAAGGGGAAGCTGCGTTTTACGGACCAAAATTGGATATTCAAGTTAAGACAGCTCTTGGAAATGAAGAAACCCTCTCAACAATTCAACTTGACTTCTTGAACCCAGAAAACTTTGACATTTCATATATTGGTGCTGACGGTGAAAAACATCGACCAGTTATGATTCACCGAGGTGTTATTTCGACCCTTGAACGTTTCATTGCTTACCTTATTGAAGTTTATAAAGGTGCCTTCCCAACATGGCTAGCACCAACTCAAGCAACGATTATCCCAGTAAATAATGAAATTCATGCCGATTATGCTTGGAAAATTCAACGAGAACTCCAAGATAGAGGTTTCCGTGTTGTCGTTGATGAAGCCAACGAAAAAATGGGTTGGAAGATTCGCCAATCACAAACTCATAAAATTCCTTACCAAATCGTTATTGGCGATCAGGAACAAGCAGATGGTACAGTGAATATCCGTCGCTATGGATCAAAAGAAACAGCCGTTATCCCATTTGAAACATTTATTGAAAATTTAGCAGCTGATGTAGCTAATTTCAGTCGTAAAAATTAA